CTCTAGGCTCCTGTTTTAGGATAACCAAAAGCCTAGCAAATGTATGTACTGCTGTAACTTCATAATTCCATATCAGGACAGAGCacttcctctttctccttctttttCCTTGTCTTCTTGTCCAGCTTGTACTTGAGGCGGCGGATGGGATCGGTGATGCTCCTCTTGGCCAAGTCATCAAAGTCCTCTGCCAAGAGAAAGCTCCTGTCAACTAGCTCAGCGGCCTCTTGCCAGTTCTTGAAACAGGCAGTGCCCAAGCACCTGATCTCCTCCACAGCATTCCCAGCAATCACCTCCCCGCTTGGCTTCAGCACCACCACTACAGGTGTGTTGGACACAGCAAACCTCAACTCCAGCTCCCTGGAAATCAACAAGGGAAGAAACCTTAAATCACAAAGCCCAGAGCTCCATGGCAAGCCACTGAAGACATTATATCCCTTCTGCTGGGAAGAGTGCTGGGGATATCCATGCTGCTGGGGAtacccatgctgctgctgcccctcctgcTACCGCATTGTGGGGTGAGTTTCCAAACCTCCTTTTTAGGTGATTAATTGCATGACGTGTACAGTATCTTCTCTGGGAAGGAAAACACTCCTGACCCTTATGGGCAACATGGGAATGGGTCTATGAACTGGACGTGAGCTAGAAATCCTGCTTTCTTGTCCTACTTCTCATAATGACTCTGTGTACAgacttgagcaggtcacttcccctctctgtgccagcAAATGGGGCTAATTTCAATGACCCGCCACACAGAGGGAAGTAAGAACTAAATAGTTAAAATTCATAGGAAGCGTTTAAGCTGTAACATGCTCAGGTTTATTGTCAAGTGGGCAGGGAGCATTCGAAATCAACTACTATTTACATTGCTGCTTATTCTGCCACTAATGTGGGTACAATATTTTGCTTTACATGTTTTCTAGTGTCTCACAAGCAGCCCGGTGGGACAATCACTGTGTTGGATCCTTTTAAGAGCAAGAAATAAACAGGCACTGTAAAAGAACACAAAACACTCAGTATCCAGATTGCCAGAAAACACCGATTGTAACAaagctttgaggatctggaaaTCACAGCACTAGATGAGCCTTTATGGCTCTGACTCCTTAGGAATATATCAAAAAGCTGCTTAAAAACAACTATAACAAAACACTTTGTACTTATCTAGCTCCCTGTACATACCTAGCTCACTTCACCCAGGTAACAATGAGCTTTGCAAAATGATAAAGTACAGTATTTTCTCCATTTTGCAAAGCAACAAATAGGCAGGAGGGTTGAAAAACTTGGCGAAGACCACAcagcgagtcagtggcagagataagAATAGAATCAAGGTACTCTGATGCTAAGTCCTTTGGACAATACTGGTTCTCACAGAGAAGAGTTTGTTGTAGACAAACTGCACTGATGCTGATCCAGCTTTATTTATTCCTGCTGTCTATATTTCTCCAAAGCCTCCCTTCTCATTACACCCACTTTGTATTCTTTTCCCTCTCGTACGACTGGAATCTCTCCCCACTCTTTGTTCAAACCACCCTTAAAACTCACTCCTTTCACAAAGATTGCCAATAATAATCCACCAAACAgacttttaaaatacatgtgcTACCGTGAATCTGAAACCTCAACCTAGGGACAGCTGGATCTAGCAGTGTGatcttgggactgggagtcagaactcctgatTTCTAATTCTGGCTATGCCCCtttgactcactgtgtggccttaGACAACTCACTTCCCCTTGCtgagcttcagtttctccatctataataATGGGGACCCAACTCCTTCTACAGATAAAGAGTGctagataagtgcaaagtactatgctatcatctgtgtgtctgttgtGAACTGTTATCTGTGTCTGATTAGATTAAATTATCTGTCTTGTTGGTTTATTAAGATCTTACCTTTTGAACTCATCCTGGAAGGGTAAGAACAGCCACCTTTTGGGCATAGTCTTCAGGAACTTTTCTTGCTTCTCCTCTGTCTCATCCTGAGACACGTATACCAGGACCAGCTGGGAAGCCCTTTCCACATAAAATTCATCCGTGAGTCTCACAAAGAAATCTTTGAGGACAGGTGAAAACTCCTGGCATCGAGTGCATTCACCAGATCCAAAATACAGCAGCATCACTTTGTTATCCAGTCTCTGGCTAAGTTCACTCTCAGTGTCCACTTCATCACAGTCCTTGTTGTTTGTAATCAGGATCTTCCCAATGAAAAGGGAAACCATGGCTAGCTAAGCCTAGGAGATCAGGCTGATAAAAGGTTAGTTAATAAGTAATTACAACTGATCAATTTAAGACTCTTTTGCAATGAAGGCAGGATTCCATCCCTATGTCTGGGAATTCAGTGTGAGGAAAGATTGCACAGCCTCTTCAGGGAACCTCCACCCTGTAACGTCCCCTCATGAAATTTGTTTGCCTCCAGGAGTTTGTCAGTaagagtagctcacgaaagctcatgctcaaataaattggttagtctctaaggtgccacaagtactcctttccttctaCATACTGTTCCCTTCACAATGCTGTCACAAAATGCACCAGTCCTGCTGCTGCTTAGTCTCTGCCTGGGTTTACAGTACATCCAATAGTCTTCCTGTTGTGCTTCATCTCCCAGCCTATTAATAGTATCTGACACATCAAACTCTGCAAAGACTTCTTTAATCTTCTTAAACTGTTGACCTGCTCCTGTGGGGCCATTCAGAGCAGCTGTTAAACGATCACAGAAATGCACCAGGATCTGTCATTGGTACAAGCTGTAACAATTCCCTGGTAGGAAAGCAGGATGGGGGGATGGTTGTTGCTAAAGGAAGCAGGAGAGAAGGGGAGCATCTTTACAATCTCTGGTATGCCACTGAGGATATTCTTAAATGAAGATATTCAATGACAACCCTGTGCATTGCTTTTGTGAATCTGATTTCCGTCATCTGTACTTGCATATAACCTCTCTTCAAGAGGACAGAAAAATTCtctatttaaaaagagaaaaaagagttTGGGTCCACTATGCTCATGATCTTTAAAGAGGAATTAGTATTAACATGAAAAACTGTTTTAAGATCTCAAATCAATAACATGCTAGCCTAATAAGTTTATACAATATTGTATATAATAGGTAAGCTCCAGCTGTGTTCAGTGCTATATGATAAGCTTATGCCAAAGATATATGGAGTTTAATACCTcgtaaaataaaatattagagaATCTGTTTTATATCCACTTGCAAAATCTTGACCTCAGAGTTGTTGCTCTTGCTACTGAGATCACAAACACCTAAAGTAAAGGTGGAACTGCagagaaatatttgttttaggtGATTATGATATCAGTTGTTCTGGCAGGAAAACAAAGAACCCTAGACTCAAGATTTGGCAGgtaaaaataactgattttcaAATACTGTTTAATACATAcagttagggctgtcaagcgattaaagaaaccaattgtgattaatcgcactgttaaacaatagaataccatttatttaaatattgttgcatgttttccacattttcaaatatatttcaatttcaacacagaatacaaagtatacagtgctcactttatttttttattataaatatttgcactgtaaaaataagaaatagtatttttcagttcacttaatacaagtactgtagtgcaatctctttatcatgaaagttgaatttacaaatgtaaattatgcacaaaaaataactgcattcaaaataaaacaatgataaactttagagcctacaagtccactcagtcctacttcttgttcagccaatcgctcagacaaacaagtgtgtttacatgttcaggagacaatgctgcccgcttcttgtttacgtcacctgaaagtgagaacaagcgttcacagggcattgttgtagccggcattgcaagatatttacatgccagatgcgctaaagattcatatgtcccttcatgcttcaaccaccattccagaggacatgtgtccatgctgatgatgggttctgctcaataacaatccaaagctggatgttcattttcaccatccgagtcagatgccagcagcagaatgttgattttcttttttggtggtttgggttctttagttcctgcatcagagtgttgttcttttaaaaagcatgctctacacctggtccctctcacattttggaaggcatttcagattcttaaatgttgggtcgaatgctgtagctatctctagaaatctcacattggtatcttctttgcatgttgtcagatctgcagtgaaaatgttcttaaaatgaacaacatgctgggtcgtcatcagagactgctataacatggaatatatggcagaatgtggataaaacacagaacaggagacatacaattctcccccaaggagttcagtcacaaatttaattaacgcattattttttaacaagcgtcatcagcatggaagcatgccctctggaatggtggccaaagcatgaaggggcatacgaatgtttagcatatctggcatgtaaataccttgcaatgctggctacaacagtttTTTggttggaacaaagaaagcacaatcaattttagctctcatctatatttcttttatgcataaacctttagattttagattctaaagaattggcaacagcatgattgtcagtaagatctgacttgtatattgacctggttctggggcttggtcctttgggatccgGAGAacgcttttttttcttttactggggtattggttttcataaccatttatccccataacaagtggtactggtggtgatactgggaaactggagtgtctaagggaactGCTTgtacttatggttagccagtggggtgagaccgaagtcctctctgtttggctggtttggtgtgccttaatggtaaaggaaacccagccttgggctgtaactgccctgctctaagtaatttgtcctgaattgatactctcagttgtgtcccaccagaggcagcatcgttactcccatttttaaacaaaaaaaggaaatccCCCACAGACCAGATTCTGAATGCAATTATATCTGTGTAACTCAGAAGTAAAGTCACTAATTTAGATGGAATTACTCTTCATTTATTCCATTTtgatatcagaatctggtcctatgagCTCTGCATATTCATATATTTTGTGTTTGAGAATGAAAGGGAATCAGTGTAGCTCTGGGGGAATCTGATAAGGGGAACACCTAAACTCACCACAAATACACAGCCCACAAAATGTTTTAAGCTTTTTTGTTTTCCTAGCTGTAACTCTGTTCTGGATTATTTCAGTCACCTTTGGAAACGGTCCCATTGTTTGCTATGTGCATCACCAGCTTGGGGTGCCCACCAGAAGCGCATGATGCACCTCTGCTCTGCATTAGCTTTGGGCCCTGCCAGATGCCTGTACACAGGCCTGTAGAGCTAGGCCAAGGGGAAGGGTTGCTGCAGTGTGTCTGGAGCaagtgccatttccagcagaaaggCCTGACCCAGGAAAACCAAAAACGCTATCCCAGCTCGCCCCTGTATAGtcctccctccagccccgcccACCAGGTGCTCTGTGCTCCTCCTTTCAGCCCtttctccctccagcccctttatGCTCCTCCTTCCAGTCCCTCTATCCCAGTGGCCACTGATgggtcgatcctagaggatctcccagttgatCGTGATCTCCCgcagtgcagcggggctgctgctaagagaggctccctacctgccccggccccacaccgctccctgAAGCGGCCAGCGCAGCCCCGCAGCCAGGGTGACAGGGGtctccatccacacactgctcctgcctgcaagcaccgcccccgcagctcccactggccgggaacggGGAGCTGTGGCCAGTGGGACCTGCGGAGGCAGCGCTTGCAGAGAGGGGTAGTGTGCGGAGCCACGTGCCATTCCTCCCTCCGCCCAAGGGGTGtattggccccttccgggagcggcgtgTGGACGGGGTAGGCAGGAAGTTAGACTTAATGGCAGCCTCCCAGACCCAGCACCCCaaaccagccctgagccccctccaggtgccagcaccccaaactccctcctgcaccccaagcactcacctccctcccagagcaagcaccaccacccactcctgcaccccaacactctgccccagcccagagccccctcctgctctccaaacccctgccccaggctcagcccagagccccctcccacactgcaaaccccttggttccagctcagagcctgcaccccctcctctgccagcctggtgaaagtgagtgagggtaggggagagcaagtgatggagagagagagatggagcgaGTGTGGaggggcttcagggaaggggtggaatagatccagggttgcccttaaattcaaaaagtgattttgGAGATCACTACTCTAGCCCCTCCCCAAGCTCCTCCCTGCAACCTCTCTATCCCCCACCATGCCAGTTCTCTATGTTCCTCCCTCCAGCCCTTCTATCCCCTCCCCATGCTCCTCTCTCCAACCTCTATCCTCGCCTCTAGCTCTCCATGCGCCTCCCTCAAGCCCTTCTATCCCCCACCACGCCAGCTCTCTATGCTCCTCCCTCAAGCCCTTCTATCCCCCACCACGCCAGCTCTCTATGCTCCTCCCTCAAGCCCTTCTATCCCCCACCACGCCAGCTCTCTATGCTCCTCCCTCAAGCCCTTCTATCCCCCACCACGCCAGCTCTCTATGCTCCTCCCTCAAGCCCTTCTATCCCCCACCACGCCACCTCTCTATGCTCCTCCCTCCAACCCTCTATCCCTCCCCCGCCAGCTCTCTATGTTCCCTCCTACCCCTCCCCgtgcacctccctccagcccttcTATCCCCTCCCCATGCTCCTCCCTCCAACCTCTATCCTCGCCTCTAGCTCTCCAcgcacctccctccagcccttcTATCCCCCACCACGCCAGCTCTCTATGCTCCGCCCTCCAAACCTCTATCCCTCCCCCGCCAGCTCTCTATGCTCCCTCCTACCCCTCCCcgtgctcctccctccaaccTCTCTATCCTCCTTGCAGCCCCACTAACCCCCAGCCCAGGCTCACTATGTTCCCCCCTCCTCTGGCTCTTTgtttccccctccagctcctctgtccccttccctcgGCTCTCCATGCTCCTCCTTCCGGCCCCTCtatccccattcccctcccccggctctcGTGCTCCTCCCGTCCCGAGCTCGCTCTGCCCGCGGCTTTTCCCCGCGGCTCTCGGTGCGCCCTCACCGGCCACTCTAGCCGCCCTCTCTATGGCCTGGCTGTGCGCCTCTCGGGGCCGCCCTTCGTGGGCGGAGCTCGGGCTGTTTCCGGGGCGGGGCTGCGGCTGGCGCGCGGGCAGAAGCCGTCGGAGTGTGGCCAGGTAGCGGGGAGGGGGAGTCGGAGCTCGGCAAAGGTTCGGGTGAGCGCGGTGTCCCCCGGGTTGGGGGTGGCGGGTGGATGTcgggggggctggcacagggccggGGATAGAGGTGGCGGGGCTGCCCCGGGGGTGGCGGGTGgatgtcggggggggggctggcacagggccggGGATAGAGGTGGCGGGTGGATGTcgggggggggctggcacagggccggGGATAGAGGTGGCGGGGCTGCCCCGGGGGTGGCGGGtggatgtcggggggggggggggctggcacagggccggGGATAGAGGTGGCGGGGCTGCCCCGGGGGTGGCGGGTGGATGTcggggggctggcacagggccggGGATAGAGGTGGCGGGGCTGCCCCGGGGGTGGCGGGTGgatgtcggggggggggctggcacagggccggGGATAGAGGTGGCGGGTGGATGTcgggggggctggcacagggccggGGATAGAGGTGGCGGGGCTGCCCCGGGGGTGGCGGGTGGATGTcgggggggctggcacagggccggGGATAGAGGTGGCGGGGCTGCCCTGGGGGTGGCGGGTGGATGTcgggggggggctggcacagggccggGGATAGAGGTGGCAGGGCTGTCCCGGGGGTGGCGGGTGGatgtcggggcgggggggctggcacagggcttGGGATAGAGGTGGCGGGGCTGCCCCGGGGGTGGCGGGTGGATGTcggggggctggcacagggccggGGATAGAGGTGGCGGGGCTGCCCCGGGGGTGGCGGGTGgatgtcggggggggggctggcacagggccggGGATAGAGGTGGCGGGTGGATGTcgggggggctggcacagggccggGGATAGAGGTGGCGGGGCTGCCCCGGGGGTGGCGGGTGGATGTcgggggggctggcacagggccggGGATAGAGGTGGCGGGGCTGCCCTGGGGGTGGCGGGTGGATGTcgggggggggctggcacagggccggGGATAGAGGTGGCAGGGCTGTCCCGGGGGTGGCGGGtggatgtcggggggggggggggctggcacagggccggGGATAGAGGTGGCGGGGCTGCCCCGGGGGTGGCGGGtggatgtcggggggggggggggctggcacagggccggGGATAGAGGTGGCGGGGCTGCCCCGGGGGTGGCGGGTGGatgtcggggcgggggggctggcacagggccggGGATAGAGGTGGCGGGGCTGCCCCGGGGGTGGCGGGTGgatgtcggggggggggctggcacagggccggGGATAGAGGTGGCGGGGCTGCCCCGGGGGTGGCGGGTGGATGTcgggggggggctggcacagggccggGGATAGAGGTGGCGGGTGGATGTcgggggggctggcacagggccggGGATAGAGGTGGCGGGGCTGCCCCGGGGGTGGCGGGTGGATGTcgggggggctggcacagggccggGGATAGAGGTGGCGGGGCTGCCCCGGGGGTGGCGGGTGGATGTcg
The DNA window shown above is from Caretta caretta isolate rCarCar2 chromosome 20, rCarCar1.hap1, whole genome shotgun sequence and carries:
- the NXNL1 gene encoding nucleoredoxin-like protein 1, producing the protein MVSLFIGKILITNNKDCDEVDTESELSQRLDNKVMLLYFGSGECTRCQEFSPVLKDFFVRLTDEFYVERASQLVLVYVSQDETEEKQEKFLKTMPKRWLFLPFQDEFKRELELRFAVSNTPVVVVLKPSGEVIAGNAVEEIRCLGTACFKNWQEAAELVDRSFLLAEDFDDLAKRSITDPIRRLKYKLDKKTRKKKEKEEVLCPDMEL